A stretch of Vigna angularis cultivar LongXiaoDou No.4 chromosome 4, ASM1680809v1, whole genome shotgun sequence DNA encodes these proteins:
- the LOC108331665 gene encoding coiled-coil domain-containing protein SCD2 isoform X3 codes for MAIPPIDPPTNRNREKSDGFRFPSDISIRPLNSKDTGDQREASALRDELDMLQEENEALLEKLRQAEEKRQEVEARSRELEKQVASLGEGVSLEAKLLSRKEAALRQREAALKAAQQTQSGRDEDITALRVEIQNLKDDAAATLEQQQEAEAEAKALRTMTQRMILTQEEMEEVVLKRCWLARYWGLAVKHGICADIAQSKHEHWSSLAPLPFELVISAGQKAREESWNKSGDGPDRSKLVRDLNDLAGEGNIESMLSVEMGLRELASLKVEDAVVLALAQHRRPNTVRQTVLDSKSQGDAKYSDAFELSEEEAEDVLFKESWLTYIWRRALFHSVEEDIAEERLQYWIARSRQAPTSHDAVDVERGLVELRKLSIEPQLWEASRKGIDQPHGSADANHKPATDSDASS; via the exons ATGGCTATACCTCCTATTGACCCTCCTACTAATCGGAATAGAGAGAAAAG TGATGGTTTCAGGTTTCCATCAGATATATCTATCAGGCCCCTTAACTCAAAAGACACAGGAGACCAGCGTGAAGCGTCTGCACTCCGTGATGAA CTTGATATGCTACAAGAAGAGAACGAGGCTTTATTAGAAAAG CTAAGACAAGCAGAGGAAAAACGCCAAGAAGTGGAGGCTAGAAGTAGGGAACTTGAGAAACAG GTTGCTTCCCTTGGAGAAGGTGTATCCCTGGAAGCTAAACTGTTGAGCAG GAAGGAAGCTGCTTTGCGTCAAAGAGAG GCTGCTCTCAAGGCTGCTCAACAAACACAGAGTGGGAGAGATGAGGACATCACTGCCCTTCGAGTGGAAATTCAG AACCTAAAAGATGATGCTGCAGCAACTTTGGAGCAGCAGCAAGAAGCCGAAGCTGAAGCAAAGGCTCTTCGCACAATGACTCAGAGAATGATATTGACCCAAGAAGAAATG GAGGAAGTTGTCCTAAAGAGATGTTGGCTAGCCCGCTACTGGGGTCTTGCTGTAAAACATG GCATATGTGCAGATATAGCACAATCCAAGCATGAACATTGGTCTTCTCTGGCTCCTCTTCCTTTTGAACTTGTCATCTCGGCTGGACAGAAGGCTAGGGAAGAATCTTGGAACAAAA GTGGCGATGGTCCAGATAGAAGCAAACTTGTTCGTGATTTGAATGATCTTGCTGGGGAAGGAAATATTGAGAGTATGCTTTCAGTGGAGATGGGTTTGAGGGAACTTGCTTCCTTAAAG gTTGAGGATGCTGTTGTGCTTGCATTAGCCCAACACAGACGACCAAATACGGTTCGACAGACTGTTTTAG attCCAAGTCACAAGGCGATGCTAAATATTCAGATGCATTTG AATTAAGTGAAGAGGAAGCAGAAGACGTTCTTTTCAAAGAG TCATGGTTAACCTATATCTGGAGAAGAGCTCTGTTTCATAGTGTGGAAGAAGATATTGCAGAAGAGCGACTTCAATATTGGATTGCCCGCAGTAGGCAGGCACCAACTTCACATGATGCTGTTGATG TTGAGCGTGGCTTGGTGGAGTTGAGGAAGCTAAGTATAGAACCGCAACTTTGGGAAGCATCTCGGAAGGGAATTGATCAGCCCCATGGGTCAGCAGATGCTAATCATAAGC
- the LOC108331665 gene encoding coiled-coil domain-containing protein SCD2 isoform X1, producing the protein MDRRRNASPVYARQWSGGSSSTGSSSPAMSPAHPQSRLGASSTGLSTVKRTQNVAAKAAAQRLARVMASQNAIVDDGEDEDDLDFRFSAPPPASLSSFSSNASSNRSTSTNASTIPPISVARPNRSPSPALGRNFVEHTHSVRSTSAGRSGVSVRSAAVVPPTKSTLRTPMAIPPIDPPTNRNREKSDGFRFPSDISIRPLNSKDTGDQREASALRDELDMLQEENEALLEKLRQAEEKRQEVEARSRELEKQVASLGEGVSLEAKLLSRKEAALRQREAALKAAQQTQSGRDEDITALRVEIQNLKDDAAATLEQQQEAEAEAKALRTMTQRMILTQEEMEEVVLKRCWLARYWGLAVKHGICADIAQSKHEHWSSLAPLPFELVISAGQKAREESWNKSGDGPDRSKLVRDLNDLAGEGNIESMLSVEMGLRELASLKVEDAVVLALAQHRRPNTVRQTVLDSKSQGDAKYSDAFELSEEEAEDVLFKESWLTYIWRRALFHSVEEDIAEERLQYWIARSRQAPTSHDAVDVERGLVELRKLSIEPQLWEASRKGIDQPHGSADANHKPATDSDASS; encoded by the exons ATGGATCGGAGGAGAAACGCGAGTCCTGTTTACGCGCGGCAGTGGAGTGGTGGTTCCAGCAGCACCGGCTCGTCGTCACCGGCGATGTCTCCGGCTCATCCTCAGTCGCGCCTCGGTGCTTCTTCTACCGGTCTCTCCACCGTCAAGCGCACGCAAAACGTGGCTGCCAAAGCCGCCGCGCAGCGCCTCGCTCGTGTCATGGCGTCTCAGAACGCCATCGTCGACGACGGTGAAGATGAAGACGATCTCGATTTCCGGTTCAGCGCTCCGCCTCCTGcgtctctttcttctttctccagCAACGCCAGCAGTAACAGGAGCACCAGCACGAATGCCTCCACTATTCCTCCGATTTCGGTCGCCAGGCCTAACAGATCTCCTTCTCCTGCG TTAGGTCGGAACTTTGTAGAGCATACTCATTCGGTTCGTTCAACATCAGCTGGAAGATCGGGGGTTTCTGTTCGTTCAGCGGCAGTGGTGCCACCGACCAAATCCACACTCCGAACTCCAATGGCTATACCTCCTATTGACCCTCCTACTAATCGGAATAGAGAGAAAAG TGATGGTTTCAGGTTTCCATCAGATATATCTATCAGGCCCCTTAACTCAAAAGACACAGGAGACCAGCGTGAAGCGTCTGCACTCCGTGATGAA CTTGATATGCTACAAGAAGAGAACGAGGCTTTATTAGAAAAG CTAAGACAAGCAGAGGAAAAACGCCAAGAAGTGGAGGCTAGAAGTAGGGAACTTGAGAAACAG GTTGCTTCCCTTGGAGAAGGTGTATCCCTGGAAGCTAAACTGTTGAGCAG GAAGGAAGCTGCTTTGCGTCAAAGAGAG GCTGCTCTCAAGGCTGCTCAACAAACACAGAGTGGGAGAGATGAGGACATCACTGCCCTTCGAGTGGAAATTCAG AACCTAAAAGATGATGCTGCAGCAACTTTGGAGCAGCAGCAAGAAGCCGAAGCTGAAGCAAAGGCTCTTCGCACAATGACTCAGAGAATGATATTGACCCAAGAAGAAATG GAGGAAGTTGTCCTAAAGAGATGTTGGCTAGCCCGCTACTGGGGTCTTGCTGTAAAACATG GCATATGTGCAGATATAGCACAATCCAAGCATGAACATTGGTCTTCTCTGGCTCCTCTTCCTTTTGAACTTGTCATCTCGGCTGGACAGAAGGCTAGGGAAGAATCTTGGAACAAAA GTGGCGATGGTCCAGATAGAAGCAAACTTGTTCGTGATTTGAATGATCTTGCTGGGGAAGGAAATATTGAGAGTATGCTTTCAGTGGAGATGGGTTTGAGGGAACTTGCTTCCTTAAAG gTTGAGGATGCTGTTGTGCTTGCATTAGCCCAACACAGACGACCAAATACGGTTCGACAGACTGTTTTAG attCCAAGTCACAAGGCGATGCTAAATATTCAGATGCATTTG AATTAAGTGAAGAGGAAGCAGAAGACGTTCTTTTCAAAGAG TCATGGTTAACCTATATCTGGAGAAGAGCTCTGTTTCATAGTGTGGAAGAAGATATTGCAGAAGAGCGACTTCAATATTGGATTGCCCGCAGTAGGCAGGCACCAACTTCACATGATGCTGTTGATG TTGAGCGTGGCTTGGTGGAGTTGAGGAAGCTAAGTATAGAACCGCAACTTTGGGAAGCATCTCGGAAGGGAATTGATCAGCCCCATGGGTCAGCAGATGCTAATCATAAGC
- the LOC108331665 gene encoding coiled-coil domain-containing protein SCD2 isoform X2, giving the protein MDRRRNASPVYARQWSGGSSSTGSSSPAMSPAHPQSRLGASSTGLSTVKRTQNVAAKAAAQRLARVMASQNAIVDDGEDEDDLDFRFSAPPPASLSSFSSNASSNRSTSTNASTIPPISVARPNRSPSPALGRNFVEHTHSVRSTSAGRSGVSVRSAAVVPPTKSTLRTPMAIPPIDPPTNRNREKRFPSDISIRPLNSKDTGDQREASALRDELDMLQEENEALLEKLRQAEEKRQEVEARSRELEKQVASLGEGVSLEAKLLSRKEAALRQREAALKAAQQTQSGRDEDITALRVEIQNLKDDAAATLEQQQEAEAEAKALRTMTQRMILTQEEMEEVVLKRCWLARYWGLAVKHGICADIAQSKHEHWSSLAPLPFELVISAGQKAREESWNKSGDGPDRSKLVRDLNDLAGEGNIESMLSVEMGLRELASLKVEDAVVLALAQHRRPNTVRQTVLDSKSQGDAKYSDAFELSEEEAEDVLFKESWLTYIWRRALFHSVEEDIAEERLQYWIARSRQAPTSHDAVDVERGLVELRKLSIEPQLWEASRKGIDQPHGSADANHKPATDSDASS; this is encoded by the exons ATGGATCGGAGGAGAAACGCGAGTCCTGTTTACGCGCGGCAGTGGAGTGGTGGTTCCAGCAGCACCGGCTCGTCGTCACCGGCGATGTCTCCGGCTCATCCTCAGTCGCGCCTCGGTGCTTCTTCTACCGGTCTCTCCACCGTCAAGCGCACGCAAAACGTGGCTGCCAAAGCCGCCGCGCAGCGCCTCGCTCGTGTCATGGCGTCTCAGAACGCCATCGTCGACGACGGTGAAGATGAAGACGATCTCGATTTCCGGTTCAGCGCTCCGCCTCCTGcgtctctttcttctttctccagCAACGCCAGCAGTAACAGGAGCACCAGCACGAATGCCTCCACTATTCCTCCGATTTCGGTCGCCAGGCCTAACAGATCTCCTTCTCCTGCG TTAGGTCGGAACTTTGTAGAGCATACTCATTCGGTTCGTTCAACATCAGCTGGAAGATCGGGGGTTTCTGTTCGTTCAGCGGCAGTGGTGCCACCGACCAAATCCACACTCCGAACTCCAATGGCTATACCTCCTATTGACCCTCCTACTAATCGGAATAGAGAGAAAAG GTTTCCATCAGATATATCTATCAGGCCCCTTAACTCAAAAGACACAGGAGACCAGCGTGAAGCGTCTGCACTCCGTGATGAA CTTGATATGCTACAAGAAGAGAACGAGGCTTTATTAGAAAAG CTAAGACAAGCAGAGGAAAAACGCCAAGAAGTGGAGGCTAGAAGTAGGGAACTTGAGAAACAG GTTGCTTCCCTTGGAGAAGGTGTATCCCTGGAAGCTAAACTGTTGAGCAG GAAGGAAGCTGCTTTGCGTCAAAGAGAG GCTGCTCTCAAGGCTGCTCAACAAACACAGAGTGGGAGAGATGAGGACATCACTGCCCTTCGAGTGGAAATTCAG AACCTAAAAGATGATGCTGCAGCAACTTTGGAGCAGCAGCAAGAAGCCGAAGCTGAAGCAAAGGCTCTTCGCACAATGACTCAGAGAATGATATTGACCCAAGAAGAAATG GAGGAAGTTGTCCTAAAGAGATGTTGGCTAGCCCGCTACTGGGGTCTTGCTGTAAAACATG GCATATGTGCAGATATAGCACAATCCAAGCATGAACATTGGTCTTCTCTGGCTCCTCTTCCTTTTGAACTTGTCATCTCGGCTGGACAGAAGGCTAGGGAAGAATCTTGGAACAAAA GTGGCGATGGTCCAGATAGAAGCAAACTTGTTCGTGATTTGAATGATCTTGCTGGGGAAGGAAATATTGAGAGTATGCTTTCAGTGGAGATGGGTTTGAGGGAACTTGCTTCCTTAAAG gTTGAGGATGCTGTTGTGCTTGCATTAGCCCAACACAGACGACCAAATACGGTTCGACAGACTGTTTTAG attCCAAGTCACAAGGCGATGCTAAATATTCAGATGCATTTG AATTAAGTGAAGAGGAAGCAGAAGACGTTCTTTTCAAAGAG TCATGGTTAACCTATATCTGGAGAAGAGCTCTGTTTCATAGTGTGGAAGAAGATATTGCAGAAGAGCGACTTCAATATTGGATTGCCCGCAGTAGGCAGGCACCAACTTCACATGATGCTGTTGATG TTGAGCGTGGCTTGGTGGAGTTGAGGAAGCTAAGTATAGAACCGCAACTTTGGGAAGCATCTCGGAAGGGAATTGATCAGCCCCATGGGTCAGCAGATGCTAATCATAAGC